Within the Actinomycetes bacterium genome, the region TCGCATCGCGCGATGGCACATACAGCCCGACGACCTCGACGCCGTCGCCGATCGGCAGCATGATCGACGCGGCCCGGGCGGGGAGGTAGTCGAGCTGGCCGGCCCAGGTGCCCGGGTGGCTGGCGACCCGAGCGGCGATCATCGTCCCGTACTCGCCCTGCTCGGGCCGCGGGAAGGTGACGGCATAGCCGGCCGCGGCGAACCGTTCGGCGAGCAGCTCGCAGCCGCGGCTGGCGCGGGTCTCGGTGAGGACGAGCACGTCCTCGGGACGCTCGGCGAGCCAGGCGAGCTGGCGCTCAGCGCGTTCTGGCGAGGGGTTGCCGATGTTGAAGGTGAGCAGGCCGAGCGGGTCGGGGGCGGATGGCTGGGTCATCGTGGCTGCAGGTTCTCCCGGAGGGTCAGGATGCGGGCAAGGACGGTCGTGGCGATCTCCTCGGGCGCCGCACGGGTCGAGTCGACGGTCAGCAGGCTCCAGCCGGCTGCCTCAAGTCGCTCGGCGGCCTGCTGGTAGAGGCGGGACTCTACCTCGCCGGCGCCCGGGGCGCGCTCGAATCGAGTGTGCGGGCCTCGTGCGGCCAGCCGTGCGGCGAGCACGGTCGGATCGGCTCGCAGGATGACAGCGAGGTCCGGCGGAGGAGCGTGGCGGTTGAGCTGCCAAATGAAGTCGCGGTCGACCCCGTCGATGCGTTGCAGGACCATCGAGGTGGGCACGTAGCGGTCGGATATCACCACCTCGCGGGCCGCAAGATGCGGCTGGATCTCGGTCTCCAGGTGCCAGTAGCGGTCGGCGGCGACCAGGCAGGCGAGCGTGAGGCCGCGGTAGTGCTCGGGGGCGTGGCGGGCGAGGTCGCCGAGCGGAGAAGGGGACGGCTCGGTGGTGGGATGCACCGGGACGCCTTGGCGGGCGAGTTGGGCGGCCAGCTCGCTGGTCAAGGTGGACTTGCCGACCCCGCCCGGCCCGTCGATGGTGACGAACAACCCACCGCTCATGCACTTGCGATGGGCAGGAGGCGGCGTTCGGCGGTGGTCACGGGGCAGACCTCGGCGTCGACAGCGCCGATTCGCTCCCCCGCGGAGACGACCGCCGCGGGGCAGCCCTTGCCGCAGGCGGTCTCCAGCGAGCAGCCCTGGCAGGTCGGGTTCGCGCCGACCTGGTAGCGCTCGTGGAACCGGTAGGCGTCCAGCCGCGCGGCGATGTCGGGGTCGGCGAAGACGTTGCCGACGATGAACTCGGTCGGGTCGTGGCGGGACTGCGGAGTCCTGGCGGCGAACACCAAGTAAGGGCACACGGTCAGCTCGCCCCGGGTGAACACGTAGACGATCGTGCCCGCCTCGCAGGGCGCCAGCGGCTTCGAGGTGTTGGGGAAGCGGATATGGACCACGTCCAGGTCATTGCCGTCGAACGGGACGGTCAGGTCGTAGATCCGCTGCATGCGCTCCTCGGCCGCGCCGAGCGGCCCCTTGCCCTTGACGCCGCGGCCCATCGCCGACAGCGGGTTCATCAGCACGTACTCGGCGCCGTTGTCGACCGCGAACGCGCACAGCTCGGCGTACTCGGCGTCCTCGGCCAGGTTGTTGGGGGTGCACAGCAAACCCTGAAGCAGGCCGGCTCGGGCGAGCTTGCGGACGGTCTCGATAGTGGTGTGGAACGAGGCGCGGTTGCCGCGAAAGCGGCCGTGGGACTCGGCCCGGAAGCCGTCGAGCGAGACGTTGACGTGGATCCCGCCGATGCCGGCCAGGGCGGCGAGCTGGGCGTCGGTGATGATGGTGGCGTTGGAGCAGATCCCGACCCCGAACCCGTGCGCGCGGAAGGTGGCGACGATCTCCACGACGTCG harbors:
- a CDS encoding endonuclease/exonuclease/phosphatase family protein, coding for MTQPSAPDPLGLLTFNIGNPSPERAERQLAWLAERPEDVLVLTETRASRGCELLAERFAAAGYAVTFPRPEQGEYGTMIAARVASHPGTWAGQLDYLPARAASIMLPIGDGVEVVGLYVPSRDATEAKVERKRRFLERCLGAFAVAAGGAGIVLLGDLNIVEPDHRPRYPFFHPFEYAFYRRLEDLGLVDAFRHLHAGQVEHSWVGRTGDGYRYDHAFISKGLLDALDGCAYLHEPR
- the tmk gene encoding dTMP kinase, with product MFVTIDGPGGVGKSTLTSELAAQLARQGVPVHPTTEPSPSPLGDLARHAPEHYRGLTLACLVAADRYWHLETEIQPHLAAREVVISDRYVPTSMVLQRIDGVDRDFIWQLNRHAPPPDLAVILRADPTVLAARLAARGPHTRFERAPGAGEVESRLYQQAAERLEAAGWSLLTVDSTRAAPEEIATTVLARILTLRENLQPR
- a CDS encoding radical SAM protein; translation: MTARRSLITDQLAASCYFRTSVPTGQRKALVQITERCNLHCAHCFVSAGDYGDTMRTADIADLLIPRLGDCRVSRVTLTGGEPFAHPDVVEIVATFRAHGFGVGICSNATIITDAQLAALAGIGGIHVNVSLDGFRAESHGRFRGNRASFHTTIETVRKLARAGLLQGLLCTPNNLAEDAEYAELCAFAVDNGAEYVLMNPLSAMGRGVKGKGPLGAAEERMQRIYDLTVPFDGNDLDVVHIRFPNTSKPLAPCEAGTIVYVFTRGELTVCPYLVFAARTPQSRHDPTEFIVGNVFADPDIAARLDAYRFHERYQVGANPTCQGCSLETACGKGCPAAVVSAGERIGAVDAEVCPVTTAERRLLPIASA